One window of the Candidatus Hydrogenedentota bacterium genome contains the following:
- a CDS encoding heme-binding protein: MFAAGVALLFAFILLGVWTAAGYAGTENIETPKYTVVGEGSGYELREYAGHIRAEVTLEGEYRDTLYAGFRKVADYIFGNNSPNAKIAMTAPVLQEESAPSAKIAMTAPVLQEPAGESGGRHTVSFIMPSEHTMDSLPRPNNPEVVLREVPPHRMAAVAFAGYATEGAVKKKTAALLAALARDGVTVTGTPQTAQYNPPWTPPYMRKNEILVPVE, from the coding sequence ATGTTTGCGGCTGGAGTCGCCCTGCTGTTTGCGTTCATTCTGCTGGGCGTGTGGACCGCCGCGGGCTATGCGGGCACGGAAAACATCGAGACCCCCAAATACACGGTCGTGGGGGAGGGCTCCGGGTATGAGCTCCGCGAGTACGCGGGGCACATCCGCGCCGAGGTCACCCTGGAGGGCGAATACCGGGACACGCTTTACGCGGGGTTCCGCAAGGTGGCCGACTACATCTTCGGAAACAACTCGCCGAACGCCAAAATCGCCATGACCGCCCCGGTCCTCCAGGAGGAATCCGCCCCGTCCGCAAAGATTGCCATGACCGCCCCCGTGCTTCAGGAGCCCGCCGGCGAGTCTGGAGGCCGGCACACGGTCTCCTTTATCATGCCCTCGGAACACACCATGGACAGCCTGCCGCGCCCCAACAACCCCGAAGTGGTCCTGCGCGAGGTGCCGCCGCACCGGATGGCGGCGGTCGCGTTTGCGGGCTACGCGACGGAGGGGGCGGTGAAAAAGAAAACCGCCGCCCTGCTGGCCGCGCTGGCGCGCGACGGGGTCACCGTCACCGGCACGCCGCAGACCGCCCAGTACAATCCCCCCTGGACCCCGCCCTACATGCGCAAAAACGAGATACTCGTTCCCGTGGAGTAG